A section of the Harmonia axyridis chromosome 2, icHarAxyr1.1, whole genome shotgun sequence genome encodes:
- the LOC123673066 gene encoding uncharacterized protein LOC123673066 — translation MKVEKTLIVSLIQLCRYVCFATIDINIPELHYLADHLTSEECRKLVAAAHFKNYELPNALSEAELKVTKDLSCFELLLHWNSSPGEGKGKTHEILEHRLRQLGKHKLADKFGKTVFEEIGKDLKNALEDGLKSSDNDSTTLETFDDATVKYEDPTEWTPMDSIMYCLLSILIIACVCACCIVCFAFCRRKVSEFRKRPPKTYKKIELSETSDTESEDKFDIRNANVYMFTD, via the coding sequence ATGAAAGTAGAGAAAACTCTCATAGTCTCATTAATTCAGCTCTGCAGATACGTATGCTTCGCAACGATAGACATCAACATACCGGAACTCCACTATTTAGCAGACCATTTAACATCTGAGGAATGCAGAAAATTGGTAGCAGCGGCACATTTCAAGAACTACGAACTCCCGAATGCTCTCTCCGAGGCCGAATTGAAAGTTACCAAGGATTTATCTTGCTTCGAATTACTTTTACACTGGAACTCCTCTCCAGGTGAAGGGAAAGGAAAAACCCATGAAATTTTAGAGCACAGGTTGCGGCAACTGGGAAAACACAAATTGGCCGACAAGTTCGGGAAAACCGTGTTCGAAGAGATCGGTAAGGATTTGAAAAACGCTCTGGAGGATGGCTTGAAGAGCTCGGATAACGACAGTACAACTTTGGAGACTTTCGATGATGCTACTGTCAAATATGAAGATCCTACGGAGTGGACACCGATGGATAGTATCATGTATTGTCTTCTGTCTATTCTTATAATTGCGTGTGTTTGTGCGTGTTGCATCGTTTGCTTTGCGTTTTGTCGAAGGAAAGTAAGCGAGTTTAGAAAAAGACCTCCTAAAACGTACAAGAAAATCGAGCTGAGTGAAACTTCTGATACAGAATCGGAAGATAaatttgatattcgaaatgcGAATGTTTACATGTTCACGGACTGA